A single window of Leptolyngbyaceae cyanobacterium DNA harbors:
- a CDS encoding serine/threonine-protein kinase, producing the protein MESLHQPEDIIADRYRIVTRLGQGGIGTTYEAEDLTNYKRVAIKAVSLRQMEDWKVLELFEREARVLANLHYPQIPKYLNYFHVDNDNDRRFYLVQELIGGDSLANLVQKGWQVDEAKAKRIALQVLTILKYLHSLMPPVIHRDIKPQNIILRRDGRIFLVDFGAVQDVYRYTISRSGTFVGTLGFMPPEQLRGKVVPASDLYSLGATLLFLLTKKWPDELPQRRMKIDFRSQVNISHQFADWLEKILEPLVEDRFISATEALAALQGKVQITPTVKKMRSQPISDRKNIEKTNKNQFVEVPPPAGSRIILKKTNKTFRFEMLPPRGWMLIAPSCASIIFIFAYNLFAIPLLGILFDSLQIILAAGSSLIIGKIVTLLLYFVPYLIVILPILDKFVFRREYIEIDSNHCRLSSRGLYYKGQRILATEDIELVEIKINVDSDGSKTTSCVIWEGVQQYTFGSNLTESEKQWLVTQMSNFIEKLKASANRS; encoded by the coding sequence AGGACAAGGCGGAATCGGCACGACCTATGAAGCGGAAGACCTCACTAACTACAAACGAGTAGCGATCAAAGCAGTATCCCTTCGCCAGATGGAAGACTGGAAAGTTTTAGAATTATTTGAACGAGAGGCGAGAGTTTTAGCCAATCTCCACTATCCTCAGATTCCCAAATACCTCAACTACTTCCACGTAGATAATGATAATGACCGCCGATTTTACCTGGTGCAAGAATTAATTGGCGGTGATTCCTTAGCAAATTTAGTCCAAAAGGGTTGGCAGGTTGATGAAGCAAAAGCAAAACGAATTGCCCTACAAGTTTTAACCATTCTTAAATATTTGCACTCTTTGATGCCGCCAGTAATTCACCGAGATATCAAGCCACAAAATATCATTTTACGACGAGATGGACGAATATTTTTAGTAGATTTTGGAGCAGTGCAAGATGTTTATCGCTATACGATTAGTCGTAGCGGTACATTTGTCGGTACTTTAGGCTTTATGCCACCAGAACAGTTGAGAGGAAAAGTTGTACCTGCCTCGGATTTGTATAGTTTGGGCGCAACTTTACTATTTTTATTGACCAAAAAATGGCCGGATGAATTGCCGCAGCGTCGGATGAAGATTGACTTCCGTTCTCAAGTAAATATATCGCATCAGTTTGCTGATTGGTTAGAGAAAATACTCGAACCATTAGTGGAAGACCGATTTATTTCTGCTACTGAAGCTTTAGCAGCATTACAAGGAAAAGTGCAGATTACTCCTACTGTTAAGAAAATGCGATCGCAACCAATTAGCGATCGTAAAAATATAGAAAAAACCAACAAAAATCAGTTCGTAGAAGTTCCGCCACCTGCTGGCAGTCGCATCATTCTCAAAAAAACAAATAAAACTTTCCGATTCGAGATGTTACCCCCTAGAGGATGGATGTTAATCGCTCCATCATGTGCGTCAATCATTTTCATTTTTGCGTATAACTTGTTCGCCATTCCTTTATTGGGTATTCTTTTTGATTCTCTACAGATAATATTGGCGGCAGGTTCCTCTTTAATAATTGGAAAAATAGTGACCCTGTTACTTTATTTTGTTCCTTATCTAATTGTTATCTTGCCTATACTAGATAAATTTGTCTTTCGTCGAGAATATATAGAGATTGATTCCAACCACTGTCGGTTATCTTCCCGAGGACTTTACTACAAAGGTCAAAGAATTTTGGCTACTGAAGATATCGAACTTGTCGAAATAAAAATTAATGTAGATTCAGATGGCAGCAAAACAACTAGCTGCGTTATCTGGGAAGGCGTACAACAATACACCTTTGGGTCAAATTTAACCGAAAGTGAAAAACAGTGGTTAGTCACTCAAATGTCAAATTTTATAGAGAAATTAAAAGCTTCAGCAAATCGCTCATAG
- a CDS encoding DUF4278 domain-containing protein → MKLNYRGVSYEYNQPEIEVTEEQVAGKYRGLDWRFRNLKKAPVVPQTVNLKYRGVAYQTGGTPEVTTAPVKKPVVSTEEKARSLMMAHQRLIKNRQQSILSRSAKEVGLAANVSEYWNRIQGKIHPTFRVNYDRSHAALS, encoded by the coding sequence ATGAAACTTAATTACAGAGGCGTTAGCTACGAGTACAATCAACCTGAAATAGAAGTAACTGAAGAACAAGTTGCTGGTAAATATCGTGGCTTAGATTGGAGATTCCGCAATCTGAAAAAAGCTCCTGTGGTGCCACAAACGGTGAATCTTAAGTACCGGGGTGTTGCTTATCAAACTGGAGGAACTCCAGAGGTAACTACTGCACCTGTGAAGAAGCCTGTTGTTTCTACTGAAGAAAAAGCTCGTTCTTTGATGATGGCGCATCAGCGGTTAATTAAAAATCGCCAGCAGTCTATTTTGAGTCGTTCTGCGAAAGAAGTGGGATTGGCGGCTAACGTTTCGGAATATTGGAACCGCATTCAAGGAAAGATTCATCCGACTTTTCGGGTAAATTACGATCGCAGTCATGCAGCGTTAAGTTAA
- the smpB gene encoding SsrA-binding protein SmpB — MSEKSTGIKIVSDNRQARYLYEILETYEAGIELKGTEVKSIRDGRVNLRDGYVLIRNGEAWLLNVHVSPHSTASQYFNHEPLRTRKLLLHKEEIRKLIGKVEQKGLTLVPLKMYLKKGLVKISVGLGKGKKLHDKREDLKKRQDKREMERAIKNY, encoded by the coding sequence ATGAGCGAAAAAAGTACAGGAATTAAAATAGTTAGCGACAATCGCCAAGCCCGTTACCTCTACGAAATACTAGAGACATACGAGGCTGGCATTGAATTGAAGGGGACAGAAGTAAAGTCTATTCGCGATGGGCGAGTTAACCTGCGAGATGGTTACGTCTTAATCCGCAATGGAGAGGCTTGGCTGCTGAACGTTCACGTTTCACCCCATTCAACCGCCAGCCAGTATTTTAACCACGAACCCCTTCGCACCCGCAAGCTCCTACTCCATAAGGAAGAAATCCGCAAGCTAATTGGTAAAGTCGAACAAAAAGGCTTAACCTTAGTACCTTTAAAAATGTATTTGAAGAAAGGACTGGTTAAAATTAGCGTCGGACTTGGCAAAGGTAAAAAGCTTCACGATAAACGGGAAGACTTAAAGAAACGCCAGGATAAGCGGGAAATGGAACGAGCAATCAAAAATTATTAA
- a CDS encoding CPXCG motif-containing cysteine-rich protein translates to METTGEYFCAFCGESNLTFVDFSAGGQQSYVEDCQVCCHPNILYVRVDEETLDIEIDSEYEG, encoded by the coding sequence ATGGAAACAACAGGAGAGTATTTCTGCGCTTTTTGCGGAGAATCGAATTTAACATTTGTTGATTTTAGTGCCGGAGGACAGCAATCTTATGTAGAGGATTGTCAAGTTTGCTGTCATCCTAACATTTTATATGTAAGGGTTGATGAAGAAACTCTTGACATTGAAATAGATAGCGAGTATGAAGGATAA
- a CDS encoding SRPBCC family protein: MLRFKYSSLIDAPVEVVWNFHERSDILQILTPPWQPVEIIRREGGLDVGAISEFRLLLGPFPIKWLARHTECQKYRLFTDKQIYGPMENWVHQHLFAQENGKTRLTDTIDFELPGGWIAELIIGWWVQQRLGDMFRYRHEVTKRECEK, from the coding sequence ATGCTGCGGTTTAAGTACTCATCACTGATTGACGCACCTGTTGAAGTAGTCTGGAATTTTCATGAAAGATCGGATATTTTGCAAATACTTACACCACCTTGGCAACCAGTGGAAATAATTCGCCGAGAGGGTGGACTTGATGTGGGTGCTATTTCGGAATTTCGCCTTTTACTGGGGCCATTTCCTATCAAATGGTTGGCACGTCACACTGAATGCCAAAAGTACCGACTTTTCACGGATAAACAAATTTATGGCCCGATGGAAAATTGGGTACATCAGCATTTATTTGCCCAAGAAAATGGCAAAACTAGGTTAACAGACACGATCGATTTTGAATTGCCTGGAGGATGGATTGCTGAATTAATAATAGGTTGGTGGGTGCAGCAGAGATTAGGAGATATGTTTCGCTATCGTCACGAAGTAACGAAACGGGAATGTGAAAAATAA
- a CDS encoding fatty acid desaturase — MSEADKPLTVPRELLGPPGDFNPTLLMFIAAFVVIVISTCGYWRWEWPDWCCFVLNVIALHMAGTVIHDASHNAAHRDRVVNAMLGHGSALMLGFAFPVFTRVHMQHHAHVNDPENDPDHFVSTGGPLWLIAARFFYHEIFFFKRRLWRKYELLEWFLSRLFVASIVYISCQYDFLGYVLNFWFCPALVVGLALGLFFDYLPHRPFKERDRWKNARVYPSPILNILILGQNYHLIHHLWPSIPWYNYQKAYRATQPLLDAKGCHQTLGLFEGKDFWSFVYDIFLGIRFHNKKHSEKQVENLS, encoded by the coding sequence ATGTCGGAGGCAGATAAGCCGCTGACAGTACCGAGGGAGTTGTTGGGGCCTCCCGGCGATTTTAATCCCACGCTACTTATGTTTATCGCCGCATTCGTGGTCATCGTAATTTCCACTTGCGGTTACTGGCGGTGGGAGTGGCCAGATTGGTGCTGTTTTGTCCTGAACGTGATTGCTTTGCACATGGCAGGAACGGTGATTCACGATGCGTCTCATAATGCGGCGCATCGCGATCGCGTAGTCAATGCTATGTTAGGGCATGGCAGTGCGCTGATGTTAGGTTTTGCTTTTCCGGTGTTTACGCGGGTTCATATGCAGCATCACGCTCATGTCAATGACCCTGAAAATGACCCCGATCATTTTGTTTCCACTGGTGGGCCACTTTGGTTGATTGCAGCCCGGTTTTTTTATCACGAGATATTTTTCTTTAAACGCCGTCTGTGGCGTAAGTATGAATTACTGGAATGGTTTTTAAGCCGCTTGTTCGTAGCCTCCATTGTCTATATTTCCTGTCAATATGACTTTTTGGGCTACGTTCTCAATTTTTGGTTCTGCCCTGCTTTGGTAGTGGGGTTAGCTTTGGGGCTATTTTTTGATTATTTACCTCACAGACCGTTTAAAGAGCGGGATCGCTGGAAAAATGCCAGAGTTTATCCTAGCCCTATTTTGAATATCCTGATTCTCGGCCAAAATTATCACCTAATTCATCATTTGTGGCCTTCAATTCCCTGGTATAACTACCAGAAAGCTTATCGGGCTACTCAGCCTCTTTTAGATGCTAAAGGTTGCCACCAAACTTTGGGGCTTTTCGAGGGCAAAGACTTTTGGAGTTTTGTTTATGACATTTTTTTAGGGATTCGTTTCCATAATAAAAAGCACTCTGAAAAGCAGGTGGAAAACTTGTCCTAA
- a CDS encoding adenylate/guanylate cyclase domain-containing protein: MEIVNLLNEIFSTFDALAQHFGLEKIKTIGDAYMVAAGLPIPRADRAEAIANMALAMQAAIDRFQIERGENIQIRIGINTGIVIAGVIGTKKFIYDLWGDAVNIASRMESSGEAGSIQVTKATYEQIKDKYVFQKRGAIKVKGKGEMITYWLVGSQTS, from the coding sequence ATTGAAATTGTTAATTTACTCAATGAGATTTTTTCTACTTTTGACGCGCTGGCTCAACACTTTGGGCTAGAAAAAATCAAGACGATCGGCGATGCCTACATGGTAGCTGCTGGGCTACCCATTCCAAGAGCCGATCGTGCCGAAGCGATCGCAAATATGGCACTGGCAATGCAAGCTGCGATCGATCGCTTCCAAATCGAACGAGGAGAAAACATTCAAATTCGCATCGGCATTAATACAGGCATTGTCATCGCTGGCGTCATCGGCACCAAGAAATTTATCTATGACTTGTGGGGAGATGCCGTCAATATTGCTTCGCGCATGGAATCTTCCGGTGAAGCAGGAAGTATTCAAGTGACAAAAGCCACCTACGAGCAAATTAAGGATAAGTATGTCTTTCAGAAGCGCGGAGCCATTAAAGTCAAAGGAAAAGGAGAAATGATAACCTATTGGCTGGTTGGCTCTCAGACAAGCTAG